The Pieris rapae chromosome 13, ilPieRapa1.1, whole genome shotgun sequence genomic sequence GTGAAATGGAAGACAAAGATGAATTTGATGAGATATCTTTAGTGAACAGCGCTGTTGTTGGAGATCGTAATGCGATTAAAGTTATTAAGTGCCTTACTTCAATAGTAGGTGagttattatatgaaattattaactaaatcgGCATTGAACTTtcgtatgtatatatattctctccacaactgcgcgtttttctaggcaatttttgccgcgcaccaccactttgtggaaccagctgccgactaaagtatttccgaaccaattcgacttagggtccttcaagaaacgagcgtaccaattcttaaaaggccggcagcgcactcgcgagccctctggcattgagagtgtccatgggcggtggtatcacttaatatcaggcgagcttcctgcccgtttgccccgtataaaaaaaatagtttaatgaaaatgatgtagaactttttatttatatgaataatttcgTTCCGTTCAAGTTATCGGCGAacatacatgaataaaaaagaatcCAAATCTCTCTTTTCTGtagtgattattatttttccaaaCACAGGTATGTACGGggaacaattaataatattccaaTACTTGCCTCACATGGGCGAGTTAATAGCTTCGTGTCGGCGACGTTTATCAGCTCCGCTAGAGGGCGGGGTTGTGGCTTGTCTGCAACTGCTTAAGTACTTGCTGCCTTACATGGCCGACGGGAAGGTCATGGAACAGTTACAGGTTCGAAATCTATTtacgatattatataatatatttttaagcgtATAATTTGTCGTTACATTGTGTCAGACATTGGTATGGTAAAAACCACGAAATTAAGGCATACTCTCTGTTCACGCCATCCAATTACCTAAGGTCCTCTCTGTCCTCATGTTCTGTCCTAACCCATTCCTTAAACACCACTCTGTCTCTTTTACTATATTAAAGTGTGGAAGGAAGGGACCATTCGACTTACGACGACGACTTACTTATTCGACGACTAAACCGCCGACGCGATTACGCTACCACTTAGCTTACAGTTCTATTTGTGGTCTTCTCCCACGGAGACTAGTGAAGAGATTGAGGACTATAGGTGAGTGGTGTTTCCAATATTTTTACGCCGCATTCCACTTGCCCCTCGGTCTGCTTTTCTTTCTTGGACTTCGCCGCTACACTCTTTATATTGTTTAGAAAAAGCAGCGCGTTCTCttcgatataaaatatatgattatatatattattattattaacacttcgttgcattacataaaagaaaaaaattaaacataatttaatgaaaagcaactgtcggccttatcgctttcgagcgatttcttcagACAGCCACTGAGGATATAATTCGTCAtgacacaaatataaaatccaTAGTTTAGTAGTAATCCGTTTAGGCATGCCTGATGTCTAACATTTCTGAAAAGAGCggattcattattattttagctcTGTGCCTAATGCACCAGCGAGGTGGTTTTActaagttatataattttgccATACATTTCACAGCCAGCGAATCGCACTAGTGTTCTCATTCCGCACATATTCCAGGACACATTCCTCAAATCAATCCTTCAGCCAGCTCTACGATTGGCGTGCACCAGTCGAAGTTCCTTCCCCAGTGGAGCTTCAGCGCGCTGTGCTCTCGCACGAAAACTCCTCGATGCCTTACATGCCCTAGCGCTTAGGATTGGACCGGAGATGACCAGGAAGCATTTGTGTGTTCCGGCTTTGCAGAGGTATACATAATCTTTTTACTAAAACCTTTATTATAGTGTGTGATGTTATGATTTTCAAATGTAGTACAGTTAAAAACGGATTTTTAAAGTCATGGACAATGGAACAATAGATGACATATAAACAACTATCTAACTATGGAGATAACAGTTGCTGAgtactgaaaataaattattcaaaaatgttttactgtaaaaattattttaaaacctgttttattatgttatagatTCTTTCTGGCGTTTGACAAAGCTACGGGTAAAACTGATAATTGGCCAAAACAAGAGGACACGAACACAGAAAAGGTGGGTCACATACTATATGTTAACCTCAATATTCATTACCATTTGTTAtagagaaaattttatataatatttcatttatacaaGAATATCTCCTATTAAAGATACACTTTAAATAACTTGTTACTTGTAGTTGAAGACTACAACTCGtgaatatatcaataataaacgGTTTAGATTTTTAGATTCGCAATTGTATTTATAGGAAATACTGTATAGGTTAGCGCATAAATCCTTATGGCAGAAGATAACCTGACCTTAaaagtatttgttaataattgtttttcgaCTATTTCATCTTCTAAATCAACTGTCATAGCatagtctttatttattataaaactaaactagACAAAATGCTCTAGGCCACAGACCAAGATTCTGAACCAAAATTAGAAGGATTCCTGGAGATTTGTCGAGATGGTAGTACAGCTGAATGGGCTGTCCGAGATGGAAGGGTGGTTAGAGCTGATCTTCCTGAATTAGCGTGTACGCCTCCTTCCTTACCAGATAGTCATGATGCTGCTACCCTTACTGTAAGTTTTGGTCCTTCGGTCCGGGTTCGGATCCTACTAACAGTAATATGCAATACttgatatatgaaataatcgttaatttattttattaattaacttcgGAATTGGTATATAGAacctacaaattaaaaaaaaggacaTTGGCAACTAAAGTTAAGGGTGAAATTCATAGTCGAGAATTTTCCAACGATGTCTTCCGTACATCACTGATATGCTTTATTAGTTtgctattatttaacatataatttttaacccTTATCAAAATAcgctattttatgtaaatggcCTATGTTAATTAgggtttgtatattttaacgtaAAATGTATggtttaaatgattataaaaaatctaattccttCTTATAGGCCCAAGAAGAGCTCCTTGTTGTATTCGACAGAGAATTAGCATACCACGCATACACCAGGTTCACTAAACTAGTCGGCACAGACGCTATAGAAAGATCGCTCAAAAACAGCGATACGATACGCAATCTTTGTCAGGAATATCGGCTTAAACATTGTATTAGGTAAGATTTTTTGAAcctgttttaattgtatgaatttgagatgttcaaaatatttaaaagtcatGTTATTTCAAGTGaagttgaaaatatatacatggattgtttttacgtatttattttaattatgtttatccAAGTACTAATAACAATGCTGGCgctattatactattattattttttttaagctcACCTCTCCATATAACACAAGACAAGCGCGTACAGTCCTCTTTTAGCGATGAACctctgaaaaaatatatagatattactCCAAAACAAGATCTGGAACACATATCGAATTCCAACAGTTTCGGCTCCAATGTCACTTTAGTAGGGAACAGAATAGATGTCGCTAGTGATGTTTCTTGCGTGCCTAGAGCTGGATTTGATATTGTTGCTTACAAAGGGGACGGATGTAGGAGTGATCGGTaagttcttataaaaaaatatgtttatttacgtcattaaatttgaatgggcatccctactcatcggcaaagaagacagagggtgtaggccgagagaaaaatccGGTGTAAAAAACACTCGGTACTCTTTAACAGGCAATTAGACAAGCGAGCCTAAGTCGACCTCAAAAAAAACATGGTTTAGcttcttaaatttaatctatatttcattttcaaaatgaTACTGCGTGGTGAGAAAGTAGAATGGAAAACAAACTTTCGGCGCGTTTTTTTGATGGTCATTATGCAACACCATATCAACTCCCACACGTCATGACACTTTACTTGAACTGTCAAAAAGTGACGTCACGATATCGTTTGActgttctaatgtaattgacaCTTGACAATCAAACGAAGCGCTTGccttttctaattattttgtgaTGTCTTTGACAGCCATCTGCGCGGCGACTGGCTTATATATTGGGAACACGAAATCGGTCGAGCTGACAAAGAGGCCAGGTTTAATTTGAAACAGATTAAACTGCAAAGTTTTTCCGGCCATACACATTCTGTGAAGTCAATACATTGCTTGGACAATGAAAACAGCTTCATGAGCGGGTCTAAGGACAAGACTGTGCGTTTATGGTCTTTGAGGAATATGGTAGGATAATTTGGTCGATAATAATTTTCGTTgaaagcttttttttaatgtgaatgCGACAAAGTATTGCTTAGATATAATCTTTAGTCACagactaatttaatttacaaaaaacaattacttgatataattactattatcgTCATAATTATGGCAGTGGACGACCACAGACTGAAATGAATACAGCTtagtattgtaattaaaaagaaataactcTCTCCATAGTAGCTTatcatttaagtaaattaaacacCGCTTCATACACAACTCCAGCGAGCTTATCTTGGCGcacaaattattcaaataaatctataaataatgattgtaattatttaatggcGGGCTGTCAAAAAGTGCCAATATACTATCATTCTGACAGAAAATAATGGACTGTCTGGCGATGTGCAATATTAggaaatctaaataattaatttagatttcctgtattttgttgaaaaaatatttttgaacattATTAATCGCTTAGAATATTGTGTTTCGTAAGATGATTAGAATGTTAATTAATGCGTAGATAGAATGCGTATTTCAAGTAAAATGtagtagttaatttttaaaactaatctCAGAGCcagttaacaaaataaattaaaaaaaaaatctttaatgaaactcaaatattataaattatttacttagtaAGTTTTGAGTTACAGTGATGGTGATGATTTTAATCCTCATTAAGTTCCTATatatagcaaatatttttcttaatattgtcATGTccttgaaatatatatattcctaaGACATTCCTGTGActcaagttaaaaaaaatctttatatcatatattattaggtcatatgagtatatataatatatttcagggTGACGGCAACGCGATCACTCAGTGTAACTGGACTTACACAGGTCATAAAAAGGGAGTGTTATCTCTTGCATTTCTGGAATCCCTTCGTCTGGCCGTGTCAACTGATTCGGTTGTTCATATATGGGATCCCTTTATGGAAAGTGTTGTTTGCCAGGTAATTTCTCATGACACACATTGTAAAAACACACTATAAAAACCGATTTTCGTAACAGACGATGTCGTTGTTATTAATTAGCTAATACATAGAATTCAGACGCGACTTttgattttagtaaataaagccggtatgttgttctaaacgatgtcgtcgtaatggttttgactgtatattaACTTTGGTATGAAAGAGCTAGGAACTCTCACACAGGtaacttttacttaaaagggttcatactgtaatgaaatacaaaaaaaatgtactagtAATGTCTGAAATTAGGTCGTATTTCAAATGCGTACTAAGGATTACTactaatctaatatatattctaataaCCTGCTCAAATTGCATctgttttcttaatatttttttggccttctgtgcctgacccACGTTGTCTTTTGTAACATTTTGCTTACGACTGCACAATTTTCAATTACAAAGAACAACTCACGAcctgatttaaaatttatatattttagctgGATCATTTAAAATCTCCAGTGAGTATAGTACGAACTCTACCTGGACCTTCTAGTGTAATAGTGGCAGCTACAACGGATGCCTCGCTCAGGCTGATCGATGCCAGGTCTCCTAGCCATAATCATGAGCTGAAGGTGAGTTTATTAACCGTATGAAAATaaactaagggtctgtttcacaatgtcacTGTTTCAcaagtggttgtctggaagaaatcgctctaaagcgataaggccgccagttgcttgtcattaaattatgtttaatattttccttttatgtaatgcaacaaagtgttaataaataaataaataaataaatgtccagATAAGTTCCAACTAAGCTATTTagtacttattggtaggataaacagtattgttgcgtttcacgagtgttagatagcgctattcgtcatgaaacgcgatgtttcttatttggaacttttctCTTTCCGAATATTTTATGTgatgcatagctatttggtacttaagctatacattgtgaaacaggcccttaaccTTGAAATTCACTCTAGAAAGCGTTTATGAGTTTAAGGCATGCCTCTTCcacacaatgttttcctttaccgagTGAGTTAGAGCGAGAGAGAAAGTGGTGTacggccggggatcgaacccagGATTTCAGTAAAACACTGAAACCATTAAACCTGCTCCATCAAGAAACTTTACTGGCACCTAAGTTGGTAActgatttaaaacattatccCCATGTGAATTATTTCCGATTTCGTTGACAATATTACCATATACAATTCAGACAACTTAGATAACAACTAATAATTATGACCTTAGTTTATGGGAGCACAAGCTAAACCTACattataacaaacaaacaaaacatatttattaacataggtaaacaagtacacttatgaacgtcaaaaaaattaaattaattgtaaatttacatttactaccagttcgcaagtcaaaggcgtagagcgggcaaggtATATTAATAACCCAAGAATTTTGCTAACGAATATGACaggaactattatttttagctaCCATCGAATACAAGCACGTTCATCCGCTGTATGTGCGTAAGTGGGGCAGGGGGGTGGGTGGCAGTGGGGCTTGCCGGGGGACAAGTGGCCATTTTAGAGCCCCGCACGGGTCTGCCCCGTGCGCATTGGAGAGCACATGATGGAGAGGTTAGTAGATATTAACACGCTTACCACTCTAATGAAATGTTGGTatacgtatttatatatttactagctacccgccccggcttcgcacgggtgcaatgctgatactaaatacactacagaaaatctgtgaacgttgtatataaaaatttgggttatccataagtgatagacatataccatcaccgacttttctgtagaccttttcaatgtgtacaatacttagtacattattttgataaaactcgtagggttcagcctgcgtttgcaatgtaagcggaagaaatgtaattatttacgacatcacattagaaacctcaaaaaaaacagtacttctccattatttaatgaatgttattatacatataaaccttcctcttgaatcactctatctattaaaaaaaaccgcatcaaaatccgttgcgtagtttcaaagatttaagcacaCAAaaggacatagggacagagaaagcgattttgttttatactatgtagtgatgattACGTATTTTTTCAGGTACTACGTCTTGCAGCTGTGGATGAGCACAGATTGTTAAGCTCTGGTTTAGATCAAGTTACAGCTCTATGGAAAGTGGAGGATGGAGAACTAATAGCACATCTCAAGTATGTTAAGtttgaatttctataaatCCAGCAGTCAAGCGGACGTATACCCGTATACGTTTATGTATCCGTTTCGCTCGTTTAGCCGGGAAACGAACGTATAATTTCATTcgtaatttctttaattttgataaagtttttatagataaacctaaaatcatttttgttattttacagTCAGATTATTGACTcaatagattataaaatatttagtattattcagaaaaaaaaattgtttgcgaaattctaaaaaaaattactttatttggtttaaatactttactttgatactaaaataaataactaaaaggAAAAATACTGAAAAGGAATAACAATTGTAAGACCATGGAAAGGCACCATTTTGTGGGAGTTTGTTAATGTAGCGAGACGAAATGTTGGGATAATATCCCTCCTCCGCTTGAAAATCTTCAAAACTAAATCTAGTTTTCTTCGGTGTTATAAAGTACATCTACTTATTCAACACAAATCCTAcgaaatctagtttttaaCCTGcccaaaaacatttatttatctatttcttatagtagttttaataataataagttaaattttatttactatatacttttatacacaaattatCCAAGACTTCTTTACTTACACTTTTAAttagtactattatttttctttttttgagtCTAACGCGCAGACTAACTGTTGTGGTCTGTGGCAGAATGGCCAGCACTGTGGAACTCGTCTGGTCCACAGCATAATGAtgagccagggccaattacaaccaaaacacacacattccttaaaaaaaaatcttcttttatgatgattattttgtgtttcgttagtaataaatgttatgtctatacATAACGCCCTGGAagtgcaaattaaaatttttggatGCGGTTTCTTAacgtataaaataacaatttcagAGGGATCACAGAGCCGGCACACTGTCTCTCGGTGTATTATAACGAGCTTATATCTGGAACTACTAACAATCGTATTGGTGTCCATACGTCCCTGGACCAGGACTCATCATTTTCCAGCACCAAATTACGATCTGATTCATTCAAAGGAGTTTTGACTTGTATGTCAGTGTTGCCATTGAATAGACTGTTATTGCTCGGTAGTGATAATGGAAATATTAGTTTGCTTTGTTGATGGTGACCAATCGATCTTagattagaattaaataaagcaaatacAATGGTAATACATTCTTAAATACTTCCAAACATTCCTACAGAAACTTACTATAAGTCatatattagttatagttaGGGTTGGACCACATCTGGCAGCACGGAATCGCATAAGTTCCGCCTGTGTTACCATGTGCCGCGCTGTCGCATTCCGCAGACAAAAAAGGCATCGCGCGCGTCAGCATGCTGCAGCATAGGTGGCCCATTGTACGGCATGAATGAACAGGCTACAGTGAGCTGACGAGCGACCGCGTGCGCCATTTTACGATAGAGTGAGACAGCATGCTATCGCGCGCTTCAGCGTTCCGGAGTCTCCCTGCCGACCATTGCATTTGTCCGTGATGCCGATCGCCTCAAGGATTCCGCCGCGTGCTATCGCATTATGCTTTGTCTCGGTCTAGCCAATGGCAGTTCTAAGCGACAGAAAGAGAAAGAGCGACGGAAAAAGGCGATTCCGTGCTGCCAGATGTGGTCCAACCCTTAGAATGCTTTGTcctaacatttatatatgatcgtgacaaaataatttactaaattaaacttaccacattttaatagtataaatattattttgaatagtttttaattattacactaTGTGATGTTGTTTTGATTGGTCTAAGAGGTGAGACGAGCTAATAATGAAGAGTATAAGAGATAAATTTGTGAAACTGgagaaatacaaaacaaatgcGGCAGCTAACCATGTTAACCTACATACGTAAATTCtactcaattgtttttttttattattttttttatagtagaaTGACGATAACAACTTAAGCTGCGAAAACTAGACTTAGAAGAGGCTGCTAATGAATTGGTTTAATGAGATTTTTAGATTCtagttatgtaataattatctaaGTACATTTATTTGATAGAATTAGGGTcggtttcacaatgtccggataaattccaaataagctatttgttacttattggtaggataaacagtatttttgcgtttcacgactgtcagatagcgctattcatcatgaaacgcgaaatatcttattcggaacttttatctttcgaataatttatgtgttgcatagttatttggtactttatgcatacattgtgaaacagacccttaatctTGCCTATTAAGATGGTATACTTATCTGTGTTATATTTCAtgagtaataaatagaaattatagaCATTTGACAAGTAAGAACCTTGTCAGCAAAAGCGATTATTTGTTACTGGTAAGACTAAtttttacaacattttcttaaatgcagctatattttttacaattaataaacgaTCCACATTCCGTAATTTGCATTCCAACAGAGATTTAAGAgtgtaataaagttaaaaattaacgcTGATAGAATTTCAGGttcaagtaaattaaataatatatttttttttctcccaTATAACCGTTACAAATAAAGAAGTTTACAGTTGTGACGGTATTAGGAGTTGTGATGGTTTCCAAGCTAGGTAAGAACGtgtgatatggataaccaggcttccattccatagcaaATTCATATTGAGTAGTAAGTACATATGatactgtaatattttttggcaACTATTAGGGTTGCCACTTAAATGAGTAATCAAACttcgatttaatttaatacgcGATGCTCTGTAAAGCGTTTTGGAGTACCACTtggtaaaaaaatgaaaacaggCTGCCTCACGTAGTACCTGAGGCATTTTATACACAGGTATGTCATATGAAAAGATTTaggatttataatttttcagtacagtattttttatccTAAGTACAAAATGTGGTTACCAAAGACATGGTTATttaattcgatttttttttattatttttaaccgtctttgacatataatattgtaattttaagtttttactcaaagctcaattaaaatttatatttacaaatgtacAAGAAactgttttacattataatttaaagaagtCTACGAGTCTATGAACAAAAGTAATCGATAAAAAGCTTGATTATCTGCATAGTTGTAAGTAAACAGATTATAAGTCTTAAATGTCCATCAGTCCGCTAATTATTAAGAGTAGCATTTTGACATAAATCCGTTGTTATACGCactatgtattgtattatattaaaggtatttttttgaatatagatatttttagcttgtatttatgtgttttattcaatatttcacCTAGTCGTACAACTTACTtactttttcttatataaaattactgttTCTCGGTATCTATATCAAATTACGGGTACATAATACACATGTGTTAGAGAGTCTTGGCTGCTAGTACTGATTGACCACACCAGGCATAAGAATCGGGGTTGAATGCCGCGGGCGCGCACTAATACGTTCAGAGATGCATCTATTATTACTACTACAACATTACTACGTATGGGCAGTGTAATACGTGCCCATACGTAGTAATGTTGCGGTAATGACCGAATGCAAATGAACATTGAAAATTACATGATAAGGATgaagaacatttaaaaaaaaatgagtaatttgagttttatttCTATGGAAGTAGTGTTAAGTTGCTCTAATGGTAGAAATTAAGGTTAACATTTCAATGGTTCTTGGGAACATTTGGTTATTAAGGTGCAGACTATACTACGACCCGGTTGTAACTAACTACCTAATGAAGCACCAAAtgaattatttgatttgagaattttATGTAGACATTTAACCTTTTTAGAACAGTGTGACAGAAGAATTGATGACATAAGTAATTAAAGACATCAAATCTTATACAAATagaattaaatcttaaattaataattaatattattatatgaaattgtcTTTCAACTGGCGTCATGCCTCATCATTCTCGTCGTCGTTCTAGTTCATCTTTGGTGGGTGGAAGGCATCCAAGCTTACAACATGCAGGACCCGATGTCTCCGAATTGACTCTGCTCAAAGAAGAATCACACTCTGGGGACCACTTTCTTTCCCCTGCACAGTTAGAAGTTGTTTTTCGAACCAACATCATCACTGGCCTCACGGAAACATTCGCGAAGGAATTGCTAGAGACCTATGGACCCAATAAGCTGAAAGAGCTCAAAGGGAACAGCTACTGGAAAATTTTCAGACACAACCTCTTTGGATGGTTCCAATGCGTACTTTGGTGCGGAGCTATATTAAATTTCGTTGGTTATTTCTTCTCAGACACACTAGATTCTGGAGATTCTTCCGGACACAGCGGTAAGGAATACCTTTATTTGGGTTGCGTTATCACAGCTACTATTGTTGGCACTGGACTCTTTGGGTTTTATCAAGAAGCTAAGAACATGGCAGTTATGAGTGGTTTTGAAAATTTAGTTCCTCCGAATGCGACTGTTATACGAGAAAGCACTAAAAAGGTTATCCCAAATTCTGAAGTGGTAATAGGGGATATTGTGGAAATGACGGGAGGCGAAGTGGTTCCAGCGGATGTTAGAATTCTTTCATGCACTAACTTTAAAACTGATATGTCTTCACTTACCGGAGAGTCTGAACCAATCCAACACCGACCTGAGTGCACTAACTCAAATCCACTTGAATCTAAAAATATGGTCTATTTCGGGTGCCCAATAACTGAAGGGTCCGCCAAAGGGGTTGTTGTGGCGACAGGAGAGATGACGCAAATAGGAAAAATCGCTGGTTTAGTTACTGGCttagaaaaagaagaaaccCCAATTGCCAAAGAAATTACGCATTTTATAAAGTTGATATGTGGCGTTGCATTTACATTTGGTATAATGTTTTTCATAATGGTATTCGTCATTCAAAAAAGTTGGTTAAGTGCCCTCCAATACATGCTCGGTATTATCTTAGCGAATGTGCCGGAGGGTCTGATTGTAACATTGACGGTATGTATGACTTTATCTGCGAACAATTTGAAACAGAAGAACTGTCTAGCTAAAACACTACAAGCTGTAGAAACATTAGGCTCAACTTCGTGTATTTGTTCAGATAAAACTGGAACATTGACTGAAAATCAAATGAACGTATCGCATTTGTTTTGTAACTTTGTGATTTTTGACAAAAATGATCACGAACATGTATCGGATCCTTCATATGCAACTTTGAGTTTAGCTGCATCCTTAAACCTCAAGGCTACATTTGCATTTGATACCATGAATCTACCTATTGAGAAAAGAAAGATATTAGGAGACGCATCTGAATCGGCAATTTTGCGTTACATGGAACTTAACCGCTCTGCGACACAAATAAGAGACAATAATCCTAAAGAAGCTGAGATACCGTTTAGTTCAGCCTACAAATACCAAGTTACTATTCATCGCATGCAGGCTACACACagctattatttaattatgaaaggTGCTCCGGAAATTGTCCTAGAATTTTGCACAACAGTATCTACTGACGAGGGAGATGTACCTTTAACTCCTCAAATTAAGAAAGAGTTAAAAGCAAGCTTTATTAAACTTGCTAACATGGGTGAACGGGTTATAGGTTACTGCGACTATAACTTGCCATTGGCTAATTATCCTCTAGGTTACAAGTTTGATACACAGCAAAAAAACTTTCCTGTTGAGAACTTAAGATTTGTAGGCGCCATATCAATGATAGATCCTCCTCGACGCGATATAGATAAAGCTATTGGTTTATGCCGACAGGCTGGTATTCGGGTAATTATGGTAACAGGAGACCATCCGGTTACCGCATTGGCTATATCCAGGCAGTGTGGAACTATTACACAGCCTACAGCCTACGATTACGCTTTTGAACATCATATTGATTTAGCAGATGTTCCACCGCTAATTAAAACCCAATTTAAAGCAGCAGTTATCACTGGCGATGAATTACGAAAGATGAGTGAAAAAGATTTGATAATGGCACAGAAAAGATATAAAGAAATCACTTTTGCACG encodes the following:
- the LOC110993542 gene encoding sodium/potassium-transporting ATPase subunit alpha-like, producing MPHHSRRRSSSSLVGGRHPSLQHAGPDVSELTLLKEESHSGDHFLSPAQLEVVFRTNIITGLTETFAKELLETYGPNKLKELKGNSYWKIFRHNLFGWFQCVLWCGAILNFVGYFFSDTLDSGDSSGHSGKEYLYLGCVITATIVGTGLFGFYQEAKNMAVMSGFENLVPPNATVIRESTKKVIPNSEVVIGDIVEMTGGEVVPADVRILSCTNFKTDMSSLTGESEPIQHRPECTNSNPLESKNMVYFGCPITEGSAKGVVVATGEMTQIGKIAGLVTGLEKEETPIAKEITHFIKLICGVAFTFGIMFFIMVFVIQKSWLSALQYMLGIILANVPEGLIVTLTVCMTLSANNLKQKNCLAKTLQAVETLGSTSCICSDKTGTLTENQMNVSHLFCNFVIFDKNDHEHVSDPSYATLSLAASLNLKATFAFDTMNLPIEKRKILGDASESAILRYMELNRSATQIRDNNPKEAEIPFSSAYKYQVTIHRMQATHSYYLIMKGAPEIVLEFCTTVSTDEGDVPLTPQIKKELKASFIKLANMGERVIGYCDYNLPLANYPLGYKFDTQQKNFPVENLRFVGAISMIDPPRRDIDKAIGLCRQAGIRVIMVTGDHPVTALAISRQCGTITQPTAYDYAFEHHIDLADVPPLIKTQFKAAVITGDELRKMSEKDLIMAQKRYKEITFARTSPQQKLFIVETYQSLGHVVAVTGDGVNDSPALKRADIGIAMGITGTEVSKQAADMILLDDNFASIVVGIQEGRRIFDNLKKTIAYTLTSNTPEMLPFVLYACVGMPLPMTLILILVINVGTDLLPAMSLAYETSEHDIMSLPPRKPTDHLVNKVLIFMAYFQVGMIQFFAGMYAYFIVFAQSGFFPSSILFVRQDWESPNALVKDTLGRQWLFGDRKRVERRAQTAYFVAICWTQISDVIICKTRRISLLEKGMRNHVLNMSIVVDLIAALVVTYLPLCHEVFGTEPISWHDFLLAMPFFILMILGDELRRFLIRRNISKWVEKETYY